The sequence below is a genomic window from Aspergillus nidulans FGSC A4 chromosome V.
TGTTCAGCTACTGTTTAGTATATATGTTGCATATACTAAACTTTTTACAGGATACAGAACCTACACCCTCTGATGCAGACTCTGATGTCTCTGATACCAaatctccagcttctgagCGCAGTCAAACCTCCGACTCTGAACTTCCAGACATCCCTCTACTTATGGGTCTTACATATAAGGAAATCAAGGCATACGGGCTGATAATATCAGCTAATAATAAGGCAAAAATCACTGTAGATGAGATTCAAGAGTATTTGATTATGCCTTCATATCCAGCTACAAAGGACTCTGGTAGTCTTGAGGACCCGGGAATACTTTATTTTATCTACTGCTCGAACCCTATCGGTCCTAATATAGATTCAGAGAGCATAAATGCGATCTTTACTAAAGAAATATCTTGAGTATGTTCTTCTCTAGTGTCCAGCACATGCCTAACATATGCTTAATAGATCTATTTCAGCAAATCTCACAAAGGAGCAGCCCGGCTATATTTAATAAAACTTTTATCTTGAATTAATGGTGACAAGACCTCAGGTAGGGTATGGCATCGATCCTACACCTGCTCAGGTATTAAATATTATCCTTAAATTAATCAACAACTCTTTATTTCTGGTCAATCTGGTATTCCATATAATGATTTTAATCAGGTTGACCCTCAGTTCTTTAAATTTCTATGGCGTTGTTGAAGGAACGCATATCGCAATCTTGGACCTATTAATattttgaagaagaaaacagaaCAGTTTTATCTTGGATTTCTCCATAACTGGCGGTGTATAATAAAAGACGAGCCAGCTATTGCACCTTGTAATTATAATAGACATTTTACATGCCCATATAAGGTTCCAGCTATATTTACTTGCAATAGGGTATGTTCTTAGTATAGGTTTTGTATATGCAATACACTTGCTAACTGGATGCATAGGCTAAGTTTATTGGTTGCCAGAAGAACTCTGATCTCAAGACATGGCATATagctagacttgttaaacccaacccacgaaacccgccccaacccgccccgacccgccaagaaacgggttgggttagaccttctaattatccattgggttttggatatttttggctgccccaaagcccggcggagcaacccgctgggttgccaagatatctgaataggtatattactgtatttagattatatttgcttacttaga
It includes:
- a CDS encoding uncharacterized protein (transcript_id=CADANIAT00003853) produces the protein MTDSEPQDRIIRLVNDLPIIKDTEPTPSDADSDVSDTKSPASERSQTSDSELPDIPLLMGLTYKEIKAYGLIISANNKAKITVDEIQEYLIMPSYPATKDSGSLEDPGILYFIYCSNPIGPNIDSESINAIFTKEIS